The following are encoded in a window of Fibrobacter sp. UWB2 genomic DNA:
- a CDS encoding FISUMP domain-containing protein, producing the protein MNYSKISGQFVCKMAMLLAFVFAACSETNSGNGVAGGTVEETGVYALSGRVGDVYPKLLAKEGNSSANIQNDEGSLYAAKGTVVTIYELNSSSLAATGRTFVDTIDNDDGRFSFENLTLNSPYVLIETLDSCITNNCLERAGAWGFTTYLPTKFDSTGAASVYGSQKYPVLRSAIVDLKKYKKISVNTLSNKKVPLVRAYFAEGMSFAEASKKAEQDILENIGIYEDLGSFEDLENEELNYVMALYLKISELDDLGRGGGDEIKNELLGYDFIWIYKEVYFAPLSRFSASEEMQQYYLNTIKLFEYEVGYLAHKVGLGQCTELRENDVDTIAIREFYELPKFAVACRSKKWVVDSKKASYTSGTMVDNRDGKTYKTVTYNWGDVTQTWMAENLNFADTVSSSVDSTLKKNLLGKTNCWEYDPSCEKLGRFYKWTAFMNIDESFLKLNADVYDRVLGKDMMLKTESVEDRCLTVEFDLRAYEDESNRIEYCLFRTEADECYELDTAETLWDYCNHKYGNGIYFDSSSVIPESELATYQGVCPDGWRIPNKADWDLLIENMASQGVLLKHADASGFGDIEGIVVESYGSGVPEPKMIIYGYYEFASVLDQDGSFVRVGKSEQTPLLAATSHKKVRFNFFNSDLFAVRCIKN; encoded by the coding sequence ATGAATTATTCAAAAATTAGCGGACAGTTTGTCTGCAAAATGGCGATGCTGCTCGCCTTTGTGTTCGCGGCATGCTCGGAAACAAATTCAGGAAACGGTGTTGCCGGTGGCACCGTTGAAGAAACAGGCGTTTATGCCTTGTCTGGACGCGTGGGCGATGTGTATCCCAAGTTGCTTGCGAAGGAAGGCAATAGCTCGGCAAATATCCAAAATGATGAAGGTTCCCTGTATGCTGCGAAAGGAACCGTTGTGACTATTTACGAACTGAATTCGTCATCTCTTGCGGCCACAGGTCGTACGTTTGTCGATACGATTGATAATGATGATGGTCGTTTTTCGTTCGAAAACCTTACCTTGAATAGCCCGTATGTATTGATTGAAACGCTTGATTCCTGCATCACCAATAATTGTCTTGAGCGTGCTGGTGCGTGGGGCTTTACGACCTATCTTCCTACGAAATTTGATTCAACAGGAGCGGCGAGTGTATATGGATCGCAAAAATATCCGGTTTTGAGGAGCGCTATTGTTGACTTGAAAAAGTATAAGAAGATAAGCGTCAATACGTTGTCCAATAAAAAGGTCCCGCTAGTGCGGGCGTACTTTGCCGAAGGAATGTCGTTTGCGGAGGCCAGCAAAAAGGCTGAACAGGACATTCTTGAAAACATAGGCATTTACGAAGATCTTGGAAGCTTTGAAGACCTGGAAAATGAAGAATTGAATTATGTTATGGCATTGTACTTGAAAATTTCTGAACTTGACGATTTGGGACGTGGAGGTGGAGATGAAATAAAAAATGAATTATTGGGTTATGATTTTATCTGGATCTATAAAGAAGTTTACTTTGCGCCTTTGTCGCGATTCTCTGCGTCAGAAGAAATGCAGCAATATTATTTGAATACAATAAAGTTGTTCGAATATGAGGTTGGCTATTTGGCTCATAAGGTTGGATTGGGACAATGTACGGAATTGCGTGAAAACGATGTAGATACTATTGCAATTCGTGAATTTTATGAATTGCCCAAGTTTGCAGTCGCCTGCCGGTCAAAAAAATGGGTGGTTGATTCCAAAAAGGCTTCATACACAAGTGGAACGATGGTGGACAATCGCGATGGAAAAACATATAAGACCGTTACGTATAACTGGGGTGATGTCACGCAAACGTGGATGGCCGAAAATCTGAATTTTGCGGATACGGTGTCTTCAAGTGTTGATAGTACCTTGAAAAAGAATTTGCTTGGAAAAACGAATTGCTGGGAATACGATCCGTCATGTGAAAAACTGGGCCGTTTTTACAAGTGGACTGCGTTTATGAATATTGATGAATCTTTTCTTAAGTTGAATGCCGATGTTTACGACCGTGTGTTGGGTAAGGACATGATGCTAAAAACGGAGTCTGTTGAAGATCGGTGCTTGACGGTTGAGTTTGATTTGCGTGCGTATGAAGATGAAAGTAATAGGATTGAATATTGCCTTTTTAGAACTGAAGCGGATGAATGTTATGAATTAGATACTGCTGAAACGTTGTGGGATTATTGCAACCATAAATATGGAAATGGAATCTATTTTGATAGTTCGAGTGTTATCCCTGAATCGGAACTTGCAACTTATCAGGGCGTGTGTCCAGATGGATGGCGAATCCCCAATAAAGCTGATTGGGATCTCTTGATTGAAAACATGGCAAGTCAAGGTGTCTTGTTAAAGCACGCTGATGCGAGTGGCTTTGGGGATATTGAAGGAATAGTTGTGGAATCCTATGGTTCGGGAGTTCCTGAGCCGAAAATGATAATATACGGTTACTATGAATTTGCCTCGGTTCTGGATCAAGATGGTAGTTTTGTCCGAGTTGGCAAGAGCGAGCAAACTCCTCTTTTGGCTGCTACATCCCATAAGAAAGTCCGATTCAACTTTTTTAACTCTGACTTGTTCGCAGTCCGCTGCATCAAAAACTAA
- a CDS encoding TIGR02147 family protein, protein MKEILEYTSYRQYIADYYADKKASSAFTWQTFATEAGFSSRVYLKYVSEGRFNLSETATARVADAMRLVDYEREYFTEMVKFDHAKTDAEKKAAFNKMLAIADSHKAKILEGDSFRFFESWKNPVIRELAPSMPGAKPLALAHACRPEITAAEVSDVLNFLVKGGFLEKNDEGNYVQTDKSLTTGRMEVTPLAVRTMHRQMGELALEAIEGVAQDKRNFSGVTFGITKDGYDEIVQEIADCRKKVIAIARKNAATDEVYRLNMQLFPLTQKQDLKK, encoded by the coding sequence ATGAAAGAAATACTAGAATATACGAGCTATCGCCAGTATATTGCGGACTACTACGCCGACAAAAAGGCGAGTTCTGCGTTTACCTGGCAGACGTTCGCTACCGAAGCTGGTTTTTCTTCGCGTGTTTATCTGAAATACGTGAGCGAAGGCCGCTTTAACTTGAGCGAAACGGCGACAGCCCGCGTAGCTGATGCCATGCGCTTGGTCGATTACGAACGCGAATATTTCACTGAAATGGTCAAGTTTGACCATGCCAAAACGGATGCCGAAAAGAAGGCAGCATTCAACAAAATGCTTGCAATTGCGGACTCCCACAAGGCTAAAATCTTGGAAGGCGATTCGTTCCGCTTTTTCGAAAGTTGGAAAAATCCTGTCATTCGAGAACTTGCGCCATCAATGCCTGGTGCAAAGCCGCTTGCACTTGCCCATGCCTGCCGCCCAGAAATTACCGCCGCCGAAGTCAGCGATGTGCTGAACTTCCTCGTCAAGGGCGGATTCCTTGAAAAAAATGACGAAGGCAATTACGTACAAACTGATAAATCCTTGACAACGGGCCGCATGGAAGTGACTCCGTTGGCCGTCCGTACAATGCACCGCCAAATGGGAGAGCTTGCGCTTGAAGCAATCGAGGGTGTGGCTCAGGATAAACGAAATTTCTCCGGTGTCACGTTTGGTATCACCAAAGACGGCTACGACGAAATCGTGCAAGAAATTGCTGATTGCCGTAAAAAAGTTATCGCCATTGCTCGGAAAAACGCCGCCACAGACGAAGTCTATCGCCTGAATATGCAACTTTTCCCGCTGACGCAAAAACAAGATTTGAAAAAATAA
- a CDS encoding DEAD/DEAH box helicase, whose protein sequence is MKFEELPLANPLQRAVRAVGYETPTPIQERSIPSLLEGKDLLGIAQTGTGKTAAFALPILQRLLDSGKFRSPKTCRALILLPTRELAIQVEDCFKEYAQFTAISTACIFGGVNDNPQKQKLIRGVDVLVATPGRLLDLIGQKAVSLKKLEFFVLDEADRMLDMGFIHDIRKVVSMLPQDRQNLFFSATMPEEISKLAATILRPNPVRVEVAPQSTPIERIRQELYRIDKRRKGALLKELLAEHPEMKKVLVFCRTKHGADKIVRVLEKAGIKCAAIHGNKSQNRRQEALGNFKCEQIRVLVATDIAARGIDVDDVSHVFNYDLPNEHETFVHRIGRTARAGKEGVAISFCSPDEESDLRGIEKLTRVKIPEGDQSIYEKLPPPQKETAESMMRNSRGRMSREEAQARAAETRNKQGSHKDNRGPRGRKDNRNENRENVTVQNAPADNTPNPQNGGRRHRRNRPGSRARRRMRESQSQQQ, encoded by the coding sequence ATGAAATTTGAAGAACTTCCTTTGGCAAATCCGTTGCAGCGGGCTGTCCGCGCTGTTGGTTACGAAACCCCGACCCCGATTCAAGAACGTTCCATCCCGAGCCTTCTCGAAGGCAAGGATCTCTTGGGAATTGCTCAGACGGGAACCGGTAAGACGGCTGCTTTTGCTCTCCCGATTTTGCAGCGACTTTTGGATTCCGGGAAGTTCCGTTCTCCCAAAACTTGCCGTGCTTTGATTTTGTTGCCGACGCGTGAGCTTGCGATTCAGGTGGAAGACTGCTTCAAGGAATATGCTCAGTTCACGGCAATTTCGACGGCGTGCATTTTTGGTGGCGTGAACGACAATCCGCAAAAGCAAAAGCTTATTCGCGGTGTCGATGTGCTTGTCGCGACTCCGGGACGTTTGCTGGACTTGATTGGTCAAAAGGCTGTATCGCTCAAGAAACTTGAATTCTTTGTGCTCGATGAAGCTGACCGCATGCTCGATATGGGCTTTATCCATGATATCCGCAAGGTTGTCTCGATGCTCCCGCAAGACCGACAGAATTTGTTCTTTAGCGCTACGATGCCGGAAGAGATTTCGAAACTTGCAGCGACGATTTTGCGCCCGAATCCGGTGCGTGTCGAAGTTGCTCCGCAGAGCACTCCGATTGAACGCATTCGTCAGGAACTTTATCGCATTGACAAGCGCCGCAAGGGAGCTCTCCTCAAGGAACTTTTGGCAGAACATCCTGAAATGAAAAAGGTGCTTGTCTTCTGTCGTACAAAGCATGGTGCAGATAAAATTGTGCGCGTGCTTGAAAAGGCTGGCATCAAGTGTGCCGCCATTCACGGAAACAAAAGCCAGAACCGCCGTCAAGAAGCTCTCGGAAATTTCAAGTGTGAACAAATTCGAGTGCTCGTGGCTACAGATATTGCAGCACGTGGCATTGACGTGGATGATGTGAGCCATGTGTTCAATTACGACTTGCCGAATGAACATGAAACGTTCGTGCATCGCATTGGCCGTACGGCTCGTGCGGGCAAGGAAGGCGTTGCCATTTCGTTCTGCTCTCCGGACGAAGAATCCGATTTGCGCGGGATTGAAAAGCTTACTCGTGTGAAAATCCCGGAAGGCGATCAGAGCATTTACGAGAAGCTCCCGCCTCCGCAAAAAGAAACTGCCGAAAGCATGATGCGCAATTCTCGCGGTCGCATGTCGCGCGAAGAAGCTCAGGCCCGCGCTGCGGAAACTCGCAATAAACAAGGTTCGCATAAGGATAATCGCGGTCCTCGCGGTCGCAAGGACAATCGCAATGAAAATCGCGAGAATGTGACCGTACAAAATGCTCCGGCTGACAACACCCCGAATCCGCAAAACGGCGGTCGCCGTCATCGCCGTAACCGCCCAGGTTCCCGTGCTCGCCGCCGCATGCGCGAATCGCAATCCCAACAACAGTAA
- a CDS encoding GGDEF domain-containing protein — protein MIVCNLWRFQTRSRADQNLLLMMFLALTSCIADPISYSMKGVPGLVPKIAVYATSTWLFAANMLASFFWVRFLSFHLNGGIPRRSRIVLDSIVAVGITLLLINIFTPIVFSIDENNLYSRTDLYAFFLVVDYLFVVYSVVVYIKARAKGGILKFFPIWVYLAPILIGGVVQSLYYGISVIPTSIAVSIAGVLASLQNEMIYHDQLTGLFNRSYLNYLLDKLTDRTKLNITGIMIDLNGFKRINDELGHAVGDDALVITARILKSAVGNAGSVVRYAGDEFIILLNTQDDVAIENCLARIRHSFDKFNKETDKPYKLFISVGFHKFDMKNESADAFINAVDERMYEDKEAFYAAHAEMNRRKR, from the coding sequence CTATTGATGATGTTCCTTGCTCTCACGAGCTGCATAGCCGATCCGATTTCTTATTCGATGAAGGGCGTGCCCGGCCTTGTTCCAAAGATTGCCGTTTATGCGACGAGTACGTGGCTTTTTGCGGCGAATATGCTTGCAAGCTTTTTCTGGGTGCGATTCCTTTCGTTCCATTTGAATGGTGGAATCCCGCGCCGTTCTAGAATTGTGCTCGACTCAATTGTTGCCGTTGGCATTACTTTGCTCTTGATAAATATCTTTACGCCGATTGTATTTTCTATCGACGAGAACAACCTTTATTCGAGAACTGATCTGTACGCTTTCTTCTTAGTGGTAGATTACTTGTTTGTCGTTTATAGCGTTGTGGTTTATATCAAGGCGCGCGCGAAAGGCGGCATTCTCAAGTTTTTCCCGATTTGGGTTTATCTCGCGCCGATTCTCATCGGTGGCGTGGTGCAGTCGCTTTATTATGGCATTTCTGTGATTCCGACGAGTATCGCCGTCTCGATTGCGGGCGTGCTTGCGAGCCTCCAGAACGAGATGATTTACCATGACCAACTGACAGGTCTTTTTAACCGTTCCTATTTGAATTACCTGTTGGACAAACTTACGGACCGGACGAAGTTGAACATTACGGGTATCATGATTGACTTGAATGGGTTCAAGCGTATCAACGATGAATTAGGCCATGCGGTGGGTGACGATGCGTTGGTGATAACGGCCCGAATCCTGAAATCGGCGGTGGGTAACGCAGGTAGCGTAGTTCGCTATGCGGGCGATGAATTTATTATTTTGTTGAATACTCAAGATGACGTTGCAATAGAAAATTGCCTTGCTCGAATCCGCCACTCTTTTGATAAATTCAATAAAGAAACTGACAAACCCTACAAACTTTTTATTTCTGTTGGCTTCCACAAGTTCGACATGAAGAACGAAAGTGCGGATGCCTTTATTAACGCTGTTGATGAGCGCATGTACGAGGATAAAGAAGCGTTCTATGCCGCTCATGCCGAAATGAATCGCCGTAAGCGTTAA